The Dromaius novaehollandiae isolate bDroNov1 chromosome 3, bDroNov1.hap1, whole genome shotgun sequence genome includes the window TCAATAAACTGCATTTTATACCACCTCAGGTCATTACAGATTTCAGAGGCATTTAActgatttaattatattttattgatgcacattttccccatttaaaaaaataaaatttattattcTCTCCTACATCATGTTCATTGGAGCACACTGTTTAATCTAAGAAGAAAATGTTAGAGGGATGAGGATTTATCCTTGAAAATAAATGCATACAACATACAAAGCACCATGAGATTCTACAAGAAATGCAATACCTACTTGTAAATTTAGTGCGTGTTGGAAGTTTAGACAGAGAAATAATGGTAATACTACTGAAACAAAGATTGGCTGCAGAGGTAGAAGCAAGACAAGCTTCCTTTATATTTTCTCCAACCCATGGCTGGTGGAGCTGGTGTCAAGAGAGACAGGAGTTCCCTTTGCCAGCAGTCGTTGCCGCATCTGTCCAGACCACCAAACACCTACAAAGAAGGTGAAATGGGGTAGTTTTTATGTCACAGATGCTTGGCCGCTAAAAACTAACAGGTATTAGTTATCAAAGCATCTTCTCAGAAGCTACAACTAATCAGTCAACACCTAGACACACATCTTAGAAATTTTCAGTTATTCAGTAATTTAGTCATGAATAAGTGACCTAACTATACGACTTCGCATCCTAACCTCGTCAAAATAAAATACCACTGAAGATGGCAAAACCATTCACAAACATTGAGCTCAACATTAATAAGAGAGAAATCAGCACAACACATCCACGTTTTACAGACAGGAAACAAAGACACATTTACTTTAAGCACCTTGCTTATTTCCCAGGCAGGAGAAATCCATATGTCTCCTCTTCTAAGCCTATGTTAATCTTTACATGCAACTCTGCCCCTTCAGCTTAAGGGAATCCATGTAACTCCATATATATTGAAAAACACTCAGCTTTCCTACAGCCAAAAACAAATCCAAAGAAATACCAACACACCTGTAGAAATCACTCTCTGGGTCACTGTGCCTCAGCTGGAATGgcattttgggggttttgctaTCCAGAGGAAGCAGGTCATCGGGCAGAGGTGGAGAGGCTGGACAAGATGGCAGAGGTTCGTTGTCTTCAGTTTTGATGCCCTCCACTTGCTGCTGATTTTGGGCCTGAGCCATGGCAATCAGGCTGCGCAACCGCCTGTTGTGCTGGATGAGCTGGATGGTGTGAATCGTGAGGCTGCAGGGCTCGGAGGGGATGTCCAGCATGGTCGTTGGCCGGGGTTTGTTTGCAGACGGCTGATGCAACGGAGGATCTTGGACTTCCACGGTACGAAACTCACGCTGAAGCAAATCAAAGGAGCTGCGATTGGCCTGGTTAGACGAAACGGGAATCTCGCCCCAGTAGCGCAGCATTTTTCTACTGATAACGTACAGTCCGCAAAGGCCCAGAGGAAGGTGACCAAATATTGTAGCACAAAAAGAGCCCTGTTGCAGGGGGGAAAAACAGGTTTTGGACAGCAACAAAAACCGGCGTTGAGCCAATGCCCCGAATAAAGCAAACACTCAACACTGGGGAAGCTCCCGCACGACACTGCACTAGGAAACGCGGCTTTCGCGATGGCGGAGGGACGCGACGCTCTCGTTTAACGGCTCACGTCACCCGGGGAGAAGAGAGAGACGAGAGGAGGGCGGCTCAGCGCTGGGCCGGTAACGACACCGCCTCGGCAGCGGGGCTgccgctccgcgctgcccgcGCAGCCGGTTTGGAGGGGCaaccggggccgcggcccggcttCCACGGGGAAGCCCAGGGCCCGGCCGCAGGACCCGCCGCAGCCCCCTCGCCCtggggcccccgcccgcccccgcggggaTCCCCGTACCCGCCGGTCGTCGCCGGGGCGGAAGTCGGCCCCGGTCCGTCGCCAGAAGCGGCTCCCCCGGAGCCAGCTCTCCTCAGCGCGGGACGCGCTCGCCGCCGCTCCCTCTGCCGcctcccgccctgccctgccctgccccaccccaccccaccccacccggGACTCTGCTGGCGAGGCAGCCCCGGTGCTCACCCTCCGCGCTCCGGTGCTCACCCCCGCGGTCCTCGGGGGCCGGCGGAGCTCGTTCCCGGCGGGCTCTATTTAGCGCCGGACCCGCCAAGATGGCAGAGGCTATGGAGACGGAGCCGTCGGGCGGCGACTCCGCGCCCGCTGCCGCCTTCAAGCGGCcagacctgccgccgccgccccgcgccgccgagcccgcccgcgcccccgagAGCGGCgagccggggcccggcccgccgcggccggccgcggcgccggcgccgcgctACGAGGAGCCGCCGTGGGGGAGCGGCCCGCCGGGCGGCGCCGGGTACGCGCTGGAGGTGCTGAAGGGCGGCGCGGTGCGGGGCTCGGTGCGGCTGCAGGGCGGCAGCTGGTTCCTGGTGGGGCGGCTGCCTGGCTGCGCCGTGGCCCTGGAGCACCCGTCGGTGTCGCGGCACCACGCCGTGCTGCAGTACCGCGGCGAcgatgccgccgccgccggcttcTACGTGTACGACCTGGGCAGCACCCACGGCACCTTCCTCAACAAGGCGCGGGTGCCGCCGCGCACCTACTGCCGCGTGCGGGTGGGCCACGGGCTGCGCTTCGGCGGCAGCTCCCGCCTCTTCCTGCTGCAGGTGCGCTGCggccggccgcgggcgggggcgtCTCCGGTGCGCGGGGGGGGAGGCTCCGTCGCGGCGGCGCTCCGCGAGGAGCCGCTCTTCAACGGTGCGATGTGTCAGGAGAGCAAAGCGGCGGCGTTTCCGTGTGGTCAAGGGGAGCTTTTCTTAGCAGGAGCTTGGAAAGTGCACTCTGCAGGCGCTCAACGGATCTTAGAGGCTCGTTTCCATTTAGCTCCTTATGCGTAGCACCGATAACGGATCTACGGAAATCTTTGCATTCTGCCTTTAAAAACAGTCGTATTTCAGATCGAGCTGCCTACTGATACGCCTAGTACACAGTAacgcttgtttcttttttctccctttggatAGAACGTTAAAATGAATGTATTGCAGGTACAGGTTGCAAACCATAACAAATAGTCCAATAATTACCTTTTTTGAAAAGCACCGTAATGATTTATTCATGTTATTGTAATTAAATTGCgtgtctggaaaaaaatatgtattttttaaaacacttgtgTGAAGTTTATGGCTTGTACTGCATAGGGACCTGAAGAGGACCAAGAGTCTGAGTCCGAACTAACTGTAACTCAGCTGAAGGCACTGCGCAAGCAGCAGCAAGCAAAATTAGAGAAGACGATGTTGGGGGAGGACTCTGATGAGGAAGATGAAAAAGAGGATAAGAGAAATGAAAGCAGTCAGAACAGTGACATGAGCTGCTCATGGGGAATGGGTAAGTGGCAATGCATCTCCATATAAGTATGCTGATGTAccttgaaagtattttttttgttttgttgttaaaCCAAGTCTTCGTGAATGCTGGGGTTGGATTCTACCTGAATGCTTGGTGCCCAAATCCAGTGGAAGGCTTTTAGTACAAAGTagtccttttccttttaaaaagaggagggaaaCTTGTATCAGACAAGAACTATGCTAGAACTTCTCTTAAAATCAGCAAGAAGGTAATTTGGCTACAATTCAAAAAGAGTATGAAACTAAGAGTTGATATTTATGCTATATGTTGTGATTCTGTGATGGCGTGCACATTTTTCCTTGAAAGGTAGAGTTTAATTGCTTAAGACTGCTATACAATACAGCTGACTTTAAGATGTGGACTTCctcttaaaaaattaaagttagtTAAACCATAATGAGCTTTTGAGTACAAAATGGGCTGCTTTTCTAAACAGAAATGCATAAACACGTAAAAATTCTAAAGTAGTGAAATTACAGTGAAGTTCATCTACAAATTATATCTTACTATGGAATAATTAATACTAAAATGAAAGGATACAGAAACAATATTCACGGTAAGGAAACTTATTGTAGAATGGCGTAACTGGTATTTCTTTCAAACTAACAAAAGTTGAAATATACTGGTATCctctttccagtgtttttttcattttgtttgcacTTTGTATGTCTTTTTTCCAGGGGAGGATGCTGAGGAGGATGAGGCTGAAGAAAACCCTATTGCTATTGAATTTCAGGAGGTACAAGATGCCTTCTATATGAAAGACCCTAGGAAGGCCCTACAGGGCTTTTTTGACAGAGAAGGTACatgcttgtttgggttttttccttccctccaccccctaCCATTCAGGAAAGCTTGGAGtttgtgctcttttttttctttaagacttAAAATGTGGGAGCTAAAGCTTTTCTGATACATTACCCTTCTCTTCTCGCCCCTTAACTCACCATTGTAGAGCTGAGTTACTACTTTTTAAACTGGGAGTTGCAGAGAACACCTTGCATTCCTTTGGAGTGGCACTCAAAACACTTTAATGTTTTGAAGCCgtatttaagaaatacaaaacagTCAAATTCCAGACCGTTCTGTTTGGGGATGGCTGTGATTGTAAGACAGAATTGAAAAGTATTAAAAGGCAAATAGCAATAATGAAATGATTTAAACTTTCAGTGGTTGCTAGTGAAGCTTGCATATGACTCAGTTATTTCCTAAAGTGGAAAATAAATTAATCTTCAATATAAATCATATTTGTGAGTCCAGACTATAAACTGTTATTACTTCAGTAAGGTTTACTTTAATACATGCAGATGCAAGGCTGTCGTTTTTATGACCTACATATTCCTGAACAGATCACTTAAAGGTGAAAGAATATTCCAGAAATCTCTGACCTGAAAAAGCCTTGATCgtggaaaaacaacaaaatgagcATAGTATCATCTGAAGATCACTTTGCTAAAAAAAGCAAATTCACTGCCTTGATGTGGGcatctcatttcttttgtttAGCAGTAACATTCTTGTCTGCTCTAAAACTTATTCCTGCTTATTGCGATTTAGGTAACTACAacaactttctttcttttcctctctagGAGAAGAGTTAGAATATGAATATGATGATCGTGGCCACAATAGCTGGCTATGCAGAGTCAAGTACGTTTACCTTCATTAACATTATGTACGTAGAGGCCGGCTTTGAATTCACAAACAAAAGCTGAAGGAATTACTGGTCTGTCTCACTTGCCAAAGAGGCCAATTGGAATTAGGCCTAAGCCCTGATACTGAATAAGGAGGCCAAGGATCACTGCCTATTTCAATGTCTGCACTTCTTTCTTGTCTATCAGTGTTTGGTATTCCTTAGAAATGAaaatcaggaaaggaaaagacaaggtTCtctcagagagagggagagacagacagaggttTTTCTTCTACTGTGTAACTGATGCCCCTTCTTAGGTAGTATAAGGCAATTTTTGGTGTGTTCCTACAAGAGGCCACTAACATCATCCTATCATTAGGTAGGAGAAGGTGTGAGGTAAGAATCAAATCAGATAGGTACGTCTCTGTGTAATGGctgtactgctttaaaaaatttttgcTTAAAATGTTGATGCTTAAAATAATTCAGGGGTTGAAGTTTGACTTATTAACTTGCAGCATTTCTAGAGGAATGATTTGGGAATGGATGCCGGAAGACTTACTGTTCAGACCAGTGGAATGAAAATTTGCTTGCATGTTTTGGGAAAACTGTGCTTGTGTTTTGATTGGTACTGTATGACATGAAAGGTGAAAATACTTAACCCAGAAAAAGAGGCTAGAGTGAGACAGAAAGAACAATGTCAACAAATACAGTATCTGAGTAGTATCCCTGAAAAGCTGTTCATATTGGAGCTATTTCTCGAACCTTTGAACTGAACAGATTGCCTGTGGATGATGCATCAGGGAAGCAGCTGGTGGCAGAGGCTCTccatacaggaaagaaaaaagaagcaatgATACAGTGTGCACTGGAAGCTTGCAGGCTACTGGATGCTAGGGGAGTACTGCGGCAAGAAGCAGGTGATTAACCAGTCAAATACTTTGATAGTTCTAGAAGGCCTAAACTAGTGATCTGAGATTGCTGtcttgaatttattttatttctcagtgGTCTGTAATCACTTTATTCCTTGCATTCCTTCTCACCTTTCCCAGTATCCCgaaaaaggaaatcaaagaaCTGGGAAGATGAGGATTTTTATGACAGTGATGATGATACTTTCCTTGATCGAACTGGCGCTGTAGAAAAGAAACGactcaacagaatgaaaaaagctggtaaaatagaagaaaaaccaGACACTTATGACACTCTGGTAAGAAGAATTATTATGACATGCCAGGCTTATTCTCTCATGTGCATATTATTGCTAAGAAGGAAAGCTGTTTTTTATTAGCCTGTACTCTAGTTGATCATTTTGGATCTTCAGCTATCAATTGGCCAAGTTATAATGGAGTCAGACTAGATTTGGTGATTGTAGAATCAGAGACGTTAagcttttgagaagaaaaaatggGATAGAGAAGAAActagtgtgtggggttttttttttttttt containing:
- the SLC4A1AP gene encoding kanadaptin gives rise to the protein MAEAMETEPSGGDSAPAAAFKRPDLPPPPRAAEPARAPESGEPGPGPPRPAAAPAPRYEEPPWGSGPPGGAGYALEVLKGGAVRGSVRLQGGSWFLVGRLPGCAVALEHPSVSRHHAVLQYRGDDAAAAGFYVYDLGSTHGTFLNKARVPPRTYCRVRVGHGLRFGGSSRLFLLQGPEEDQESESELTVTQLKALRKQQQAKLEKTMLGEDSDEEDEKEDKRNESSQNSDMSCSWGMGEDAEEDEAEENPIAIEFQEVQDAFYMKDPRKALQGFFDREGEELEYEYDDRGHNSWLCRVKLPVDDASGKQLVAEALHTGKKKEAMIQCALEACRLLDARGVLRQEAVSRKRKSKNWEDEDFYDSDDDTFLDRTGAVEKKRLNRMKKAGKIEEKPDTYDTLVTKLNEAENELSEITEKLKASGKVQSQPAAQDSLDEFMTEIKSGCTLDSVTRKKLHLRSFELKKEQQRLKGLIKLVKPVELPELKPQSGSYSLEAESKPKKITLPLFGAMKGGSKFKLKTGSLGKLPVKRPDIPESFLKMKDDGPEEEEEEEEEEMEEEQEIDAINSKKQEMKMTAEEETGKETDVTARSPCKIENLESLQDGVHFLPEPKVLRNKSQMGPSEEKSPASEIACKESEETSEKVKKISSSSKVHPPLFSSQYPDDDPDYCIWIPPAGQSGDGKTHLNEKYGY